A single region of the Halopiger xanaduensis SH-6 genome encodes:
- a CDS encoding ABC transporter substrate-binding protein produces the protein MAADPARVAETSGCESNHESSTGVEPGTETESSRSLSRRRALSGVAAGSMTALAGCAKIFGSDTTSSDDVLDVCVWSGNYYDRFEESVVPLYEDEYGVDVRLHGGWNDILVDIRQSSGEPPYDVTVADGYFYHVGRQEGLFEPVRTDNVPNLDGAIDHYTEIRTTEYGVPVDGAPCNIIYREDMDFEPETWADLGADPVDNSTGIGIDTGFWWFPVHAAAVGMDDRELAGELYEESLHDSVFDQLRSWNINSWASSGQDIWQAFDDGTIDVAQWYFEQTAYDIDDHDGLTHTLPEETTGYLNNWCVVNGTERRDQAEEFLDFLLSAETQTTWSESSPALFCNAEMEYANDLGEQLPTTGEEARQIAFPDWGYLEDYYEAFDEEYSAIRTNN, from the coding sequence ATGGCTGCCGACCCAGCACGGGTTGCAGAAACCAGCGGCTGCGAGTCGAATCACGAGTCTTCAACTGGCGTCGAACCGGGAACCGAAACCGAATCGTCTCGGTCGCTGTCGCGTCGTCGCGCCCTCTCCGGAGTCGCGGCCGGATCGATGACCGCGCTCGCCGGCTGCGCGAAGATCTTCGGCAGCGATACGACGAGTTCCGACGACGTGCTCGACGTCTGCGTCTGGAGCGGCAACTACTACGATCGGTTCGAGGAATCGGTCGTCCCGCTGTACGAGGACGAGTACGGCGTCGACGTCCGATTGCACGGCGGCTGGAACGACATCCTCGTCGACATCCGACAGTCGAGCGGCGAGCCGCCGTACGACGTGACCGTCGCGGACGGCTACTTCTACCACGTCGGTCGACAGGAAGGGCTCTTCGAGCCGGTCCGCACGGACAACGTGCCGAACCTGGACGGCGCGATCGACCACTACACCGAGATCCGGACGACGGAGTACGGCGTCCCGGTCGACGGCGCGCCCTGCAACATCATCTACCGCGAGGACATGGACTTCGAGCCCGAGACGTGGGCCGACCTCGGCGCCGATCCCGTCGACAACAGCACGGGTATCGGGATCGACACCGGCTTCTGGTGGTTCCCGGTCCACGCCGCCGCGGTCGGCATGGACGACCGCGAGCTCGCGGGCGAACTCTACGAGGAGTCGCTCCACGATTCGGTCTTCGATCAGCTCCGGAGCTGGAACATCAACAGCTGGGCCAGCTCGGGCCAGGACATCTGGCAGGCGTTCGACGACGGCACCATCGACGTCGCCCAGTGGTACTTCGAGCAGACCGCCTACGACATCGACGACCACGACGGGCTCACCCACACGCTCCCCGAGGAGACGACCGGCTACCTGAACAACTGGTGCGTCGTCAACGGGACCGAACGCCGCGACCAGGCCGAGGAGTTCCTCGACTTCCTCCTTTCCGCCGAGACGCAGACGACGTGGTCCGAGTCCAGTCCCGCCCTCTTCTGTAACGCGGAGATGGAGTACGCCAACGACCTGGGCGAGCAACTGCCGACGACCGGCGAGGAGGCCCGGCAGATCGCCTTCCCCGACTGGGGGTACCTCGAGGACTACTACGAGGCGTTCGACGAGGAGTACAGCGCGATCCGGACGAACAACTGA